One Odocoileus virginianus isolate 20LAN1187 ecotype Illinois chromosome 6, Ovbor_1.2, whole genome shotgun sequence DNA segment encodes these proteins:
- the LOC110149873 gene encoding seminal ribonuclease-like has translation MALKSLVMLSLLVLVLLLVRIQPSLGKESAAAKFERQHTDSGSSPSSSSNYCNLMMVCWKMTQGKCRPMDTFVHESLANVKAVCSQKKVTCKNGQSNCYQSNSAMHITECRKTGSSKYPNCAYKTTRVEKRIIVACEGKPYVPVHFGASV, from the coding sequence ATGGCTCTGAAGTCTCTAGTCATGTTGTCACTGCTGGtcctggtgctgctgctggtgcGGATCCAGCCTTCCCTGGGCAAGGAATCTGCAGCCGCCAAGTTTGAACGGCAGCACACGGACTCTGGCAGCTCCCCCAGCAGCAGCTCCAACTACTGCAACCTGATGATGGTCTGCTGGAAGATGACCCAGGGGAAATGCAGGCCAATGGACACCTTTGTGCACGAGTCCCTGGCCAATGTCAAGGCCGTGTGCTCCCAGAAGAAAGTCACCTGCAAGAATGGGCAGTCCAACTGCTACCAGAGCAACTCTGCCATGCACATTACAGAGTGCCGCAAGACTGGCAGCTCCAAGTACCCCAACTGTGCCTACAAGACCACCCGGGTGGAGAAACGCATCATAGTGGCTTGTGAAGGAAAACCGTATGTGCCAGTCCACTTTGGTGCTTCAGTGTAG